A stretch of DNA from Anopheles ziemanni chromosome 3, idAnoZiCoDA_A2_x.2, whole genome shotgun sequence:
AGGAGCGGTCTGATGTGGCCTTCTACATCTACACCAACGGAATCACACTGCGACGGAATCTTAACGATACCTTCCTGGAGACGGATCTGGCACTGGACAACATGTCATCCTGGCCGGACATCTCCATCCGCACCATTCAACCGAACAATGGCGAGGTGACGTGGCTCAACATGAGCGAGTTTCGCGAAACGCTGCAAGAATTCCGGGCGAACATCAGCACCGAGGACAGCACGGTACCGGACATTCTGCGTTGGTACACCACCGCCAACGCCGCCTTGCTGGAACACCTCACCAATCAGATCAAGGATGCAAACAAGAGCGGCGTTTGGCGATTTCTGCtgagttttaaaaacttaCTCCGGAGCATCGAGAGCCTGGACATCTCCTCGGTCTATGGTATCAACTACTACGGCCGAGGGTACCTGAAACCCGACTCGTACATCAAGTACGTCCAGCATGACATCCTTGGTAGGGACCTGTTGAACGGGTCGCTTCACTTCGTGCCCTCCCTGAAGACGATCTACAGGAACATCACACTCACGATGAAAAGCTACGGCAACATCACGCAGTGGAGCAAAACGATCCAGAAAAATCTGCGCCGGGTGGGAAATGTAACCGATGCACGATCTTATTACGAATCGATGGCTTACTATATTGACGAGCTCCGGAAACTCCAACGTGCTTTGCGGTCGATCATACGGTTTGTAACGAGgggttttaataaaaataaatgttgatgAGTCCGACCTCTTACCCCGACAATTTACAATGTTTATGGCATTGTTAAACCAAAAAATGCTGCGTATATTGCGGCACGGTTAATGTGATAGTTTAATTCGTtatgtttaaattgaaaacacaGTCTGATTCTGATCTTAGCttatgagttttttttattaattacttatttattgtttaaataaaaaatcttactttattttataaaacttcctaaatttgtttggaattcCCAGGGTCATGCAACTTGGAATAGTGAACAACTCGTTTGAACTACCGACCTACTGCAGACTAGTGCGtattttttcaagttttttttgACAACTATTTTAGGGTGATGTACATgccaaaaaatatttttattataaaaaccATACCGACACAAACAACTGTTCGGAAAATACATGGAACTACAGTAAAGTTCCGGTTATGCGTGATGAAGGCAAACCTtggtaaataattttatttaaaacactaAAACATACAGATCAATCCATTCTTCGCAGTAAATTGTAGCAACGCTAGTTGAAGAGGCCGTAAAGAAATTATTAACGGTACaattaaattaatgtttttttattttttttttctaattacaCGTGTTTTTCCACAAATGGAGGGATTTCCCAAGGCGATATTAGCCACAGCCCCTCAAGCCTCACTTCAGGCTTTGttctcttgttttcttttccccattcACCCGCAGCAATGAAGTTCAAAAAGTTCTCCAGTCGGCAGACAACATGGAAACATTTGGTATCGCCatcctggtggtggtgctcaTAGTTTCCCCGATCATCATCATACTAGTACGGAATGCGGCTGCCACCATCCAGCTGTACGCCATTAATCTAGCCCACAAGGCGAAGGAGCTGAAGCGCGAAAAGCGCAAATCCGACTCGCTCCTGTTTCAAATGCTCCCGCCGACGGTGGCCACTCAGCTGAAGCAGGCCCAAACGGTCCCGGCGGAGTACTACTCGGCCGTGACCATATTTTTCAGCGACATCGTAGGCTTCACCGAAATCGCTGCGGAGTGCACACCGCTCGAGGTACTCCAAGAAGGTCGAAGCGCGTGGTACCGGCTCATGAAAACTAATCCCACTGGTTTGCTTTCCGTCCTTTCTTGCACCACCGTAACCACCGCTGGCCGTTTGTGGCACATAGGTAGTCTCGTTTCTGAACGCCATCTACCGGATGTTCGACGAGCGCATCGAATGCTACGACGTATACAAGATCGAGACCATTGGTGACTCGTACATGGTGGCTTCCGGACTGCCGGTGAAAAACGGTGGTATCTTCTGCTCCCAAATACTCCCTAGAGGTGCAAATCTGTCTCAAACGAAATATTATCTCTGtctctttttctctgttttccgGTTTCCCTTTCATTTCCCGACTGCTACACACTTATACACACACCGCCTCATTTCCGGTCACAATTTCCGATATAATTTGGGCGCTGGCAGGCAACAAACACGTAACGGAAATCGCAACGATGGCCCTGGATTTACTGGATGCTTCCGGTTATTTCAGTATTCCACACAAGTAAGTCTATTCGACCGAACTTTGGCCCACacgttgaataaaaataaaacacagttTGAATTTCACGGACGCTAAAGTTCAGTCATTATGAGAGCAAGACGCAACGATATTGAAAATTCTTAACACCGCCTGGCTAGGTCAAGACAGGGCAAAGTCTGGACAATGCTAGATTTAGATGCTAGGTAAACTAACTAGCAGTTACATAAGCTATAATGCCACGGTAAAGGATTTCCAGAAGTCACAACACAAAACTTTCGTAAAATAGAATGGAAAACACCGCATACTTATACACTCCTCTTGATGGAGATGcctatttgttttgcatttaattCAATCATACAATTTCCCAAGAGTGAGCATTGCATTTTGTATGCATTAGGCTGCATCATACCTTACAGATTTCCATCCACTTGCTGTTGGCCAACAGAATGCTTGcatttcgcaacaaattatgaaattttgaaaGTTGGCGGTTTTGAGACCATTTAGCAAACAACACGTAACAAAAGAGGTACAAGTTGTTGGATTTTAACtttgtgttttcttcccgGGTTACGTTATAACCCTCGCAATATTGATGCTTAGGGTAACCCTTGAAATAAAAAGTCGCTTCCAGATATGTTGAATGGCttctaaataaataatatttatagtATAAGAATAACTAATCATGTTGAGTGTCCATCTCACAATCAACGAGCATAAACATGTGTGATATAGTAAACTGAATTGAATTGAGAGGCTgataattttggtttttttactAAACAGTACATTACATaaattatattatattataaATGTGGTATAAAAATAGTTAGATATAATCTTAGGACTTAAGTATTGCCTAAACATGCTCCCAATCAAAATTTACAACACTAAATAGCTTTAAAAAATGCTTATAAGTGATGTTACATAACAATTCAAACGATTGTAGATGCACTCAATTGCCACAGAGCAGTTAAAATTAATATGaaatataaacataaacacgTAAAAAACTGCAACTTTCAACTGAGGAAACAGTTGaaagttaaatttaatatacACAGAGTTGTTAACGTGATTTTAATCTGAGGCTTAGACAATATTCTAAGATATAGAATACGGTCGGTAGCGGCAGTCATAATGTattggttttaaataaattattttcatactCTACTGCCATTTTTCAAAGCCGGTTTTTCGTCCCATGCCTTCAAGGGTT
This window harbors:
- the LOC131287491 gene encoding LOW QUALITY PROTEIN: uncharacterized protein LOC131287491 (The sequence of the model RefSeq protein was modified relative to this genomic sequence to represent the inferred CDS: inserted 2 bases in 1 codon), translated to MRSRANHTDSSSIKSISSEDVSTQQHYHGNMCCSAEAKNPAFKRGRQLQQMQMIILPFIPILALIAQTSYEMIEIVSYRMEVTEIENQVTMATDLGKVVTRLQQERSDVAFYIYTNGITLRRNLNDTFLETDLALDNMSSWPDISIRTIQPNNGEVTWLNMSEFRETLQEFRANISTEDSTVPDILRWYTTANAALLEHLTNQIKDANKSGVWRFLLSFKNLLRSIESLDISSVYGINYYGRGYLKPDSYIKYVQHDILGRDLLNGSLHFVPSLKTIYRNITLTMKSYGNITQWSKTIQKNLRRVGNVTDARSYYESMAYYIDELRKLQRALRSIIRNEVQKVLQSADNMETFGIAILVVVLIVSPIIIILVRNAAATIQLYAINLAHKAKELKREKRKSDSLLFQMLPPTVATQLKQAQTVPAEYYSAVTIFFSDIVGFTEIAAECTPLEVVSFLNAIYRMFDERIECYDVYKIETIGDSYMVASGLPVKNGGIFCSQILPRGANLSQTKYYLCLFXSLFSGFPFISRLLHTYTHTASFPVTISDIIWALAGNKHVTEIATMALDLLDASGYFSIPHKANEPVQIRCGIHTGPVVAGIVGTKMPRYCLFGDTVNTASRMESTGEALKIHISAEMNDALVKVGGFKTEHRGLIDVKGKGLMDTYWLTCKEGATPNNNHGEVAWFADMKPVYLKIV